The following proteins come from a genomic window of Nostoc sp. ATCC 53789:
- a CDS encoding type II toxin-antitoxin system Phd/YefM family antitoxin encodes MVNIENIHSLTDFRRNASNYVEQIKETKAPLVLTVNGEAAVVVQDARAFQQMLNRLQQLEEELNQLKLESLQQEIQKGIDQADRGELLNGEEVMAQLQSRYQTALTDT; translated from the coding sequence ATGGTTAACATTGAAAATATCCACTCGTTAACGGACTTCCGGCGCAATGCTAGCAACTATGTTGAGCAAATTAAGGAAACGAAAGCTCCACTGGTTTTAACGGTGAATGGCGAAGCGGCAGTGGTGGTTCAAGATGCCCGTGCTTTCCAACAGATGCTTAATCGATTGCAGCAGCTTGAAGAGGAACTAAATCAACTGAAGCTAGAAAGCTTGCAACAGGAAATTCAAAAGGGTATTGACCAAGCTGACAGGGGCGAACTCTTAAATGGGGAGGAAGTGATGGCACAGCTCCAGTCTCGCTACCAGACTGCTTTGACTGACACTTGA
- the ptsP gene encoding phosphoenolpyruvate--protein phosphotransferase, which produces MAAIGIVIVSHSKQLALGVRELAAQMVQGQVSIAVAAGIEDPENPLGTDPIQVYEAIASVFSDDGVLVLMDLGSALLSAEMAIEFLPEAQQQKVYLCEAPLVEGAVAAVVAAAAGKNIHQVMAEARGALLAKATQLGVSPLSVVSDNIEVRNSEFPVKEIRLIVSNRLGLHARPAAQFVGTVARFQSQILVQNLTRNTELVRGDSINQVTTLGVRQGHELVITATGSDADEALAALQALFANNFGEDNVALNSPPVFQHEVTPATHGELSGIAASGGVAIAPVVNYQPTHITITEYHVDDPESEWQRVQAAIQTARQEIQAVFSQASLQIGDAEAAIFDAQLLFLEDPVLLEAAHQRILDHHINAEAAWQAVVDEVVTSYRTLEDAYLQERVEDVIDVGQRVLRLLAGNAPANLHLAEPAILVATDLTPSDTARLDPKMVLGICTTSGSATSHSAIIARTLGIPAVLGVDSQVLHLADGTLMALDGESGKAWVEPESHILDLLEAKREAWQTAQQEAQATAHQPAITLDGRQVSVFANIGSINDVQVAVASGAEGVGLLRTEFLYLDRTSAPTEEEQLEVYQAIAQVLDNRPLIIRTLDVGGDKPLPYLRVGFPEANPFLGWRGIRFCLDHLDLFKTQLRAILRASVGHQIKIMLPMIATVTEVRAAKVILGEVQAELNQAGIPFDAAMKVGIMVEVPSAVAIADQLAAEVDFFSIGTNDLSQYVMASDRTNPRVANLVDALHPAVLRMVQQTIKAAHAAGISVGLCGELAADTVATPILLGLGLDELSVNPQSIPGVKQAIARLSIVESEAIAASALQQDSAVHVRELISTSVTPPA; this is translated from the coding sequence ATGGCAGCGATCGGAATTGTTATCGTCTCTCACAGTAAACAACTAGCTCTAGGTGTGCGGGAACTCGCCGCGCAAATGGTTCAGGGCCAAGTTTCCATCGCTGTTGCAGCAGGTATTGAAGATCCTGAAAATCCATTGGGTACAGATCCGATTCAGGTTTATGAAGCGATCGCTTCTGTTTTCTCTGATGATGGTGTTTTGGTATTGATGGATTTGGGTAGTGCTTTGCTAAGTGCAGAAATGGCCATTGAGTTTTTGCCAGAAGCACAGCAACAAAAAGTGTATTTGTGTGAAGCACCTCTAGTAGAAGGTGCAGTCGCTGCTGTTGTTGCGGCGGCGGCTGGTAAAAACATTCACCAAGTCATGGCGGAAGCACGCGGCGCACTCCTAGCAAAAGCAACTCAATTGGGTGTAAGTCCGTTATCTGTTGTTAGTGACAACATCGAAGTAAGAAATTCAGAATTTCCCGTCAAAGAAATCCGGCTAATTGTCAGCAATCGCTTAGGATTACACGCCCGTCCCGCAGCCCAGTTTGTGGGAACCGTCGCCCGCTTTCAATCCCAAATTCTAGTACAGAATTTAACTAGAAATACTGAGCTAGTTCGGGGTGACAGTATTAACCAAGTCACCACTTTAGGAGTGCGTCAAGGACACGAACTAGTAATTACTGCCACTGGTTCGGATGCAGATGAAGCGCTGGCGGCATTACAGGCGTTATTCGCAAATAATTTTGGTGAAGATAATGTTGCCTTGAATTCTCCACCAGTATTTCAGCATGAAGTTACCCCAGCAACTCACGGCGAACTTTCAGGAATTGCCGCTTCTGGGGGAGTAGCGATCGCACCTGTGGTTAATTATCAACCCACTCACATTACGATTACGGAATATCATGTAGACGATCCTGAATCAGAGTGGCAAAGAGTACAAGCAGCAATTCAAACTGCTCGACAAGAAATCCAAGCAGTTTTTTCACAAGCATCTCTGCAAATTGGTGACGCTGAAGCCGCCATTTTCGATGCTCAATTACTATTTTTAGAAGATCCAGTATTGTTGGAAGCGGCTCATCAGCGTATTTTAGACCACCATATAAATGCTGAAGCAGCTTGGCAAGCCGTAGTAGATGAGGTGGTGACTTCCTACCGAACACTTGAGGATGCTTATCTGCAAGAGCGAGTTGAGGATGTTATCGACGTAGGGCAAAGAGTACTACGATTACTAGCTGGGAATGCCCCTGCTAACTTGCATCTTGCGGAACCGGCAATTTTAGTAGCAACTGATTTAACCCCCTCAGATACTGCTAGATTAGATCCGAAAATGGTGTTGGGTATTTGTACAACTTCTGGTAGCGCCACTTCCCACAGCGCCATCATCGCCCGGACATTGGGTATTCCCGCAGTTTTGGGAGTGGATTCCCAGGTGTTGCACTTGGCAGATGGTACACTCATGGCGCTTGATGGTGAAAGTGGCAAGGCTTGGGTAGAACCAGAATCACATATCCTAGATTTACTGGAGGCAAAGCGAGAGGCTTGGCAAACTGCCCAACAGGAAGCACAAGCTACAGCACACCAGCCAGCAATTACTCTTGATGGTCGGCAAGTTAGCGTTTTCGCCAATATTGGTAGTATAAATGATGTGCAAGTTGCTGTGGCTAGCGGTGCAGAAGGAGTGGGATTACTCCGCACAGAGTTTCTTTATCTCGATAGGACAAGTGCCCCTACAGAAGAAGAACAACTTGAAGTGTATCAGGCGATCGCCCAAGTTTTAGATAATCGTCCGCTAATTATTCGTACTTTAGATGTCGGTGGTGATAAGCCACTTCCTTATTTGAGAGTCGGGTTTCCAGAAGCTAACCCTTTCTTAGGCTGGCGGGGAATTCGTTTCTGTTTAGATCATTTGGATTTATTTAAAACTCAGTTACGGGCAATCTTGAGAGCCAGTGTAGGACACCAAATTAAGATCATGTTACCGATGATTGCCACTGTGACAGAGGTACGTGCAGCTAAGGTAATTTTGGGTGAAGTGCAGGCTGAATTAAATCAAGCTGGTATCCCCTTTGATGCAGCGATGAAAGTAGGGATTATGGTGGAGGTTCCGTCAGCAGTTGCGATCGCAGATCAGTTAGCAGCTGAAGTGGACTTCTTTAGTATAGGGACTAACGACCTGAGTCAGTACGTCATGGCTAGCGATCGCACTAATCCCCGCGTGGCAAATTTGGTTGATGCACTACATCCAGCAGTGCTGAGAATGGTGCAGCAAACTATCAAAGCTGCCCATGCTGCGGGCATTTCGGTAGGATTATGTGGAGAATTGGCAGCAGATACTGTAGCAACACCAATTTTATTAGGTTTAGGGCTGGATGAGTTGAGCGTGAATCCTCAAAGTATACCTGGAGTGAAACAGGCGATCGCTCGATTAAGTATAGTTGAGAGTGAAGCGATCGCGGCATCAGCATTGCAACAAGATTCCGCAGTTCATGTCAGAGAACTAATCTCAACTTCAGTTACTCCCCCTGCGTAA
- a CDS encoding type II toxin-antitoxin system RelE/ParE family toxin has protein sequence MSNYTFTPLAVSDLDNIYEYIAANDLAIVGRLLNRFTQLFRKLAAMPGIGRNRPELGEGIRSFSSGNYVIFYRTVEGGIQIMRVLHGARDIEKIFAQDTEFTQGE, from the coding sequence ATGAGTAATTACACTTTTACACCGTTAGCAGTCAGCGACCTTGATAACATCTATGAATACATAGCTGCGAATGATCTGGCAATAGTGGGACGATTGCTTAACCGCTTTACTCAATTGTTTCGGAAACTTGCTGCTATGCCTGGAATTGGTCGTAACCGCCCTGAGTTAGGGGAAGGTATCAGGAGCTTTTCTTCTGGAAATTATGTCATCTTTTACCGCACGGTTGAAGGAGGCATTCAAATTATGCGTGTCTTGCACGGGGCGCGGGATATCGAGAAGATATTTGCTCAAGATACCGAATTTACGCAGGGGGAGTAA
- the cysC gene encoding adenylyl-sulfate kinase — MKQQGMVLWLTGLSGAGKTTIAHGVAQELQKRNHRLEVLDGDVVRTHLSQELGFSKEDRDTNVRRIGFVAELLSRNGIIAIVAAISPYRDVRDQLKQTTTNFVEVYVNTPLAVCEFRDVKGLYAKAKAEQIKHFTGISDPYEEPLNPEIICQTDKFTIEQCVNQVLHYLEHQNLIVADKNLMPTSSQYMRKG, encoded by the coding sequence ATGAAACAACAAGGTATGGTCCTCTGGCTGACAGGCTTAAGTGGTGCAGGAAAAACAACTATCGCCCACGGTGTAGCCCAAGAACTGCAAAAGAGAAATCATCGCTTAGAAGTGCTAGATGGTGATGTCGTTCGCACCCATCTTTCACAAGAATTGGGTTTTAGCAAAGAAGACCGAGATACAAATGTGCGTCGTATTGGCTTTGTTGCGGAATTACTTAGTCGCAATGGCATAATTGCGATCGTTGCTGCAATCAGCCCCTACCGTGATGTTCGAGATCAACTCAAACAGACAACTACTAATTTTGTCGAAGTTTATGTAAATACTCCACTTGCAGTTTGTGAATTTCGTGACGTAAAAGGACTTTACGCCAAAGCAAAGGCAGAACAAATCAAACATTTTACTGGTATCTCTGACCCTTATGAAGAACCATTAAATCCAGAAATTATCTGTCAAACGGATAAATTCACTATTGAGCAATGTGTTAACCAAGTACTTCACTATTTAGAACACCAAAATTTGATCGTTGCTGATAAAAATCTCATGCCAACTTCCTCACAATACATGAGAAAGGGATGA